The following is a genomic window from Bacillus sp. 2205SS5-2.
ATTACTCTACCTTCTTTATGTCTTCTTTACTAACGTCCGCTATTGGAAATGAAGAAAAAATCTCTAGCTATGCACAGGAAGTGAGGCAAATGGGAATTGAAATTTTGCCTCCCTCCATCAATAATAGTCACTTTTTTTTCAAAGTAGAAAAAAACAAGATACGTTTCAGTTTAGGTGCTATCAAAGGGATTGGGAAAACGGCACTTCAACAAATTCTCCAAGCTAGAAAGGAAAAGCCTTTTCAAGATCTATTTGATTTTTGCTTAAGAACTTCTGGAAAAGCTGTGAATCGAAAAATATTAGAAGCCCTCGTTTTTTCAGGTGCCCTTGATGAATTCGGCGAAGATCGTGCAACCCTACTAGCAACTTTGGATGTAGCATTAGATCATGTTGAACTTGTGAGTCCAAAAGAGAGTGAGTTTGCATTATATGATGAAGAGGAAGCATTAATGCTAAAACCCAAATACGTTGAAGTTGATGCTATGACGATTGAAGATAAATTGACTTTTGAGAATCAAGCGACCGGTTTGTTTTTATCAGCTCATCCTGTTTCAATTTACGATCAACTGGCCTTATCACTTCAGACAGAATCTCTATTTCATGCACCAATTAGCAAGAAGCAAATAGGTGTTATTGTATACCTAGCAGAAGCGAAAACGATTCGCACAAAAAAAGGTGATGTTATGGCGTTTATTGGGATAAGTGATAAAACAGCGATTATGGAAGGCGTGGTTTTTCCAGATGCTTACCGAACATATGGTCATTTATTGAAGGAAGGAATCTCCTTATTTTTAAAGGGACATGTGGATCAGCGTCATGACAAAAAACAATTTATCGTTCAAACTGTCACGAATATGGAAGAGGCAACAGCTCTTGTTCAGCACCAGCAGAAACTTTTTATTAGAATTCCTTCAACTTTGGATGAAAAGTCGGTAGCAGAAGAACTTCAATCCGTTTTATTGAAGTTCAAAGGAAATACACCTGTAGTGATTTATTATGAAAAAGAAGAACGGACAGTTCAGTTGTCCAAGCAGAACTTTGTCAAATTACTACCGAGTTTATCAGATGAACTAATTGGCATGATTGGCAAAGATAATATAGTAATTAAGTAGGACTTTTTTCGAATTAATCTTTAATCCATTAAAAATAGAAGTCCAGGAATTCCATTGACTAGTAATTTCATTAACAACTATGTAAACCAAAAGACCATCAAGTAAATCCTTCAAAGTGTAAGAGAAAATTTGGGATAATTTCAATATTGACGCAGCGGTGAGCCCTCTAAAATACGACAATGTAAACGTGTCACTTTACGGAGGGAAAGCGGTGCATGCTTGATGGTAGAAATTTATTTTTTTCTTTACTTGTGAATAAGTTTTGTTATACTTTGGTAGAGAACTGCGTGGTCAGACCACTATGTAAAAGAAGAATGAGCAACTAGGGAATGGACAAAGGAGTGAATGTATTGTCACTAAGAGAAGAAGCGCTGCATATGCATCGAGTGAATCGCGGCAAGCTAGAATCCAAATCAAAAGTCGAAGTGAAAAATGCAAAGGATTTGAGCTTAGCTTATTCACCAGGTGTTGCAGAGCCTTGTAAAGCAATCTATGATAAGCCGGAAACGGTTTATGAATATACAATGAAAGGCAATATGGTGGCTGTTGTTTCAGACGGAACTGCTGTACTTGGTCTTGGAAATATTGGTCCCGAAGCTGCACTTCCTGTGATGGAAGGAAAAGCTGTTTTATTCAAAAGTTTTGCCGGGGTAGATGCATTTCCTATATGTTTGAATACGACGAATGTCGAGAAAATTATTGAAACAGTCAAATTATTGGAACCTAATTTCGGAGGAATAAACCTAGAAGATATCGCTGCTCCCAGTTGTTTTGAAATTGAAGAGCGCTTAAAAAAAGAAACAAATATTCCTGTTTTTCATGATGACCAGCACGGTACGGCCATTGTGACAGTTGCAGGTCTACTTAATGCCTTAAAACTTGTGAACAAAAAAATGTCAGAAATCAAAGTAGTAGCTAACGGTGCTGGTGCGGCTGGAATTGCTATTATTAAACTTTTATATAGCTATGGTGTGCGAGATATTATTATGTGTGATTCAAATGGCGCAATTTTTGAAGGACGCTCAATTGGCATGAACAAGATTAAAGAAGAAGTTGCTAAGTTTACAAACCTAGGAAAACAAGAGGGATCGTTAACGGATGTTATCAAACAAGCCGATGTTTTTATTGGTGTCTCTGTCGCAGGTGCATTAACTAAAGAGATGGTGACCACTATGAATTCCGATTCCATTATTTTTGCTATGGCAAATCCCGTTCCTGAGATCATGCCGCATGAAGCAAAGGAAGCGGGCGCAATGGTTGTAGGGACAGGACGTTCTGACTTTGCAAACCAAGTGAATAATGTACTAGCTTTTCCTGGAATTTTCAGAGGTGCATTAGACGTACGTGCCACTCATATTAATGAAAAAATGAAACAAGCTGCTGTTGGAGCAATCGCTGGATTAATCACAGAAGAAGAGCTTGATAGTGATTTTGTTATTCCTGCCCCGTTTGATGCAAGAGTTGCACCAGCAGTCGCTGCAGCTGTTGCTAAAGTTGCAATGGAAACAGGGGTTGCACGAATCAAAGCAGATCCAGAGGATGTGTATAATCGAACAATGGACCTAGCCGTTATTGGTAAGGATGATCAGTAACTTGACTAATAAAATCTATTTAGATATTGTCCAAAAGATTAAAGAAATTATTTCGGACGAACATCTGCAACCAGGAGATAAGTTACCATCAGAACGAGTGTTAACGGAGCGCCTACAAGTTGGGCGTTCCTCTGTTAGAGAAGCACTTCGAGCATTAGAACTTTTAGGGCTGATAGAAACTCGTAGAGGTGAAGGCACGTTTTTAAGAGATTTCCGAGATCATCACTTAGTTGAATTGTTGGGGATGTTTATTCTACAAGACGAGCAAGCTCAAAAGGATGTTCAACAAACCAAGTTTTTTTTAGAATTTGAATGTATACATTCCTTACAAAAACGTGCTGTGAATGAACCCCTATCAGATGAATTTAACGAATTGATTGATAAGGTCGAAAAAAATCAAATGAGTGGAAATGAAGTCATGCAATGCCTTTTCTCTTTTCATCATAACCGCCTATTATTTAAAATTTGGTTGGTCTTGCAGGATTATGCAAACAAAGAAGATGAATCGATGAATGAGAAAGAAAAAACACATTGGATTATCTTATTACAGGAACTCCTGAATCAAAACTCAGAAAAAATATTAACTGAATTTTCAGCGATAAAAAATTTGTCGTAAGAGTACTGACAGTTTGCAACATTATTTTATGTACCTTTCCGTTACATTGTAAAGGCAGGCCTATTCGGAAAAGCCAGTTGATAGTTGACAGGCTATCAGGAGGTTAACTGTTTTTAACCTATTTGTTGAATATTACTGGACAAGGGGGATTCACATTGCTCAAGGAATTATTTTCGAAAAGTAAGAAGAAAAAGTATGCCACAATACCATCAGAATCGGCAAAGCAAGATGTGCCAGAAGGTATTATGACTAAATGTCCAAGTTGTCGCAAAATTATGTATAGGAAAGAATTACAAAAAAATTGTAAGGTTTGCTTGCATTGTCATTATCATCATCCGATGAGTAGTGATGAAAGGATTAAAAGTTTTATTGATGTCGGGTCCTTTAGCCAATTAGATAAAGAGCTAATTTCAGAAAATCCCTTACAATTCCCAGGGTATATTGAAAAAATTGAAAAAGACCGTGAAAAAACAAATTTAAATGAAGCTGTTGTAACGGGGGTTGGCAAAGTGAGTGACCATGAAGTTGTGGTTGCAATCATGGATTCTCGCTTTCGCATGGGAAGTATGGGATCCGTAGTAGGTGAGAAAATCACTAGAGCTATTGAAGAAGCAAGTCATCGTGGGTGTCCTTTTATTATATTTACAGCAAGCGGTGGTGCCCGTATGCAAGAAGGAGTACTTTCACTGATGCAAATGGCTAAAACAAGTGCAGCATTGAAGCATTTTAGCGAAAAAGGCGGCTTGTTCATTTCCATCATGACCCACCCGACGACAGGAGGAGTTTCAGCCAGTTTTGCCTCTCTCGGAGACTATAATTTTGCTGAGCCAGGGGCTCTTATTGGATTTGCCGGACGGAGAATCATTGAACAAACGATTCGAGAAGATTTGCCTGAAGATTTTCAAACAGCGGAGTTTTTATTGAAGCATGGTCAACTTGATGGAGTAATCTCTAGACAAGAGCTTAAGGAAAAAATGACCATCATACTAGACATTCATTCTTAAGGGAGGGTTCAAAGTTGGCTAATGAATTAGAATTTGAGAAACCGGTTTTAGAATTGAAAAAGAAAATCAAAGAATTAAAAGAGTTTACCAACCAATCAGATGTTGACTTTACCTTAGAGATTGAGAAATTAGAGGAAAGGCTTCAAAAGCTTGAAAGTGAAGTCTATTCGAATATGAAACCATGGGAACGGGTTCAAGTGGCTCGCCATCCGAACAGACCCACAACGCTAGACTATATTAAGTTTCTGTTTTCTGATTTTTTTGAGGTTCATGGAGATCGACTTTTTGGTGATGATGCCGCTATTGTAGGTGGAATTGCCAAATTCGAAGAACAGCCTGTCACGGTAATCGGTCATCAACGCGGCAAAGACACGAAGGAAAATATTCGCCGGAATTTTGGAATGCCACATCCTGAAGGATACAGAAAGGCATTGCGGTTAATGAAACAAGCAGAAAAATTTAATCGACCAATCGTTTGTTTTATTGATACGAAAGGAGCCTACCCAGGGAAAGCTGCAGAAGAGAGAGGTCAAAGCGAAGCAATCGCCAGAAACCTATTTGAGATGGCAGGTTTAACCGTTCCCATCATTTGCATCGTCATTGGTGAAGGTGGTAGTGGTGGGGCTCTAGGGCTAGGGGTTGGAGATCGAATTCATATGCTCGAGAATTCAACCTACTCCGTTATTTCTCCAGAAGGAGCTGCGGCGATTCTGTGGAAAGATGCATCTAAAGCCAAGCATGCGGCAGAGACGATGAAAATAACAGCTCCAGATTTAAAGGAACTTGGTGTGATTGATGAAATCATTACTGAAGTTCAAGGGGGAGCACATAAAGATGTGAAAGAGCAAGCAGATAATATCCGGAAGGTTTTACATTATTCCTTGAAGGAATTATCTGAACTTGACTCAGCCCAAATCATTCAAAAAAGATACGAAAAATATAAAGCTATTGGTAAGTATACCGTTTTAAATGACTTAACAGGGGTAAACTGAAAACGTGCACCAGTGCACGTTTTTTACTATTGCAATAGGTGAAAATAATACATATTAAGGCATACTACCTTAATATGGGTATATAAAACGCTTCCATTTAACGGACTATTTCGTCTTTTTGTTTTCGTCACATCCTTGTATTGAGAAGGTTGATTCTTCGTGTTATTTTAGATTTAATAAATATTTTTATGACCATAATAATATTGTCATCTAACTAATATTCCTTGCATTATGTGAAGTCAGTAACATGGTCATGTATAGATACATACTAACGAATTGGTAGAGGTGATTTCCTTGAAGAAAATCGGTGTATTAACAAGTGGAGGGGACGCTCCAGGAATGAATGCGGCCGTACGTGCCGTCGTTCGAAAAGCAATTTATCACGGAATGGAAGTATACGGAATTTATCAAGGTTATAACGGCTTAATTAGTGGAAATATTAAGAAGTTGGAACTTGGTTCTGTTGGAGATATCATTCATCGTGGGGGGACAACCCTTTACACGGCTCGCTGTGAAGAGTTTAAAACACGTGAAGGACAACAAAAGGGCATTGAGCAATTAAAAGCACTAGGGATCGAAGGTATAGTGGTAATTGGTGGAGATGGATCTTACCGAGGTGCAAGAGCACTAACAGAACAAGGTTTTCCTTGTATTGGAGTACCTGGCACAATTGACAATGACATTCCCGGAACTGAGTTGACAATCGGATTTGATACGGCCTTGAATACGGTTATTGATGCGGTTGATAAAATTCGGGATACAGCAACTTCTCATGAGCGAACATTTATCATTGAAGTAATGGGTCGTAACGCAGGGGATATTGCATTATGGTCGGGGTTAGCCGGTGGTGCAGAAACCATTTTAATTCCTGAAGACCCTTTTGATATGGAGGATATTGCGGAACGTTTAAAAAAAGGTCAACTCCGTGGGAAAAAACACAGTATTATTATTGTTGCAGAAGGTGTAATGTCAGGCAATGAATTTGCACAACAGTTAAAAGATAAGACGAATTTAGAAACGCGCGTATCCGTCTTGGGTCATATACAGCGTGGTGGCACACCAACCGCTGCAGACCGAGTACTTGCAAGTCGTTTAGGCGCAAAAGCAGTTGAGCTTTTAAAGGAAAATAAAGGCGGTAGAGCTGTAGGAATTGAAAAAAATATGCTAGTTGATTACGACATTATTGAAGCTCTTGCTAAACCACATGTTGTGGATATGGAGATGTTTCAACTATCTAAAGAGCTCTCAATTTAATATAATTATTCAACTACCTGGAGGTAAAAATGATGAGAAAAACGAAAATTGTTTGTACAATTGGTCCTGCAAGTGAAAGTGTAGAAATGTTAACCAAGTTAGTAGATGCCGGTTTAAACGTAACACGTTTAAATTTTTCACATGGTAACTTTGAAGAACATGGTGAGCGAATCAAAAATATTCGTGAAGTATCCGAAACTACTGGGAAAACTATTGGGATCCTTCTTGATACCAAAGGTCCTGAAATTCGCACACATACAATGCAAGATGGTGCAATTGAGCTTGAAACAGGCGATGAAATTATACTCTCCATGACAGAAGTTGTTGGGACAAATGAAAAATTCTCTATAACTTATGAAGGATTAATGGATGATGTACATGTTGGTTCTCGTATCCTTCTTGATGATGGATTGATTGGATTAGAAGTGCTTGAAATTGACCAGACGGCTAAAGAAATCCGCACTAAAATTTTAAATGGCGGAACACTTAAAAATAAAAAAGGTGTCAATGTGCCAGGTGTGTCGGTGAAACTTCCGGGAATCACAGACAAGGATGCAAGCGATATTCGTTTCGGAATCGAGCAAGGTGTCGATTACATTGCAGCTTCGTTTGTGCGACGTGCCTCAGATGTATTAGAGATTCGCCAATTATTAGAAGAAAATAATGCACCACATATTCAAATCATTCCAAAAATCGAAAATCAAGAAGGTGTTGACAACATCGATGAAATTTTGGAAGTGTCTGATGGATTGATGGTCGCTCGTGGAGACTTAGGTGTTGAAATTCCAGCAGAAGAAGTACCACTAGTTCAAAAAGAGCTTATTCGCAAGTGTAATGCACTTGGAAAGCCAGTTATTACAGCAACCCAAATGTTAGATTCCATGCAAAGAAATCCACGCCCAACAAGAGCAGAAGCAAGTGACGTTGCAAATGCAATTTTTGACGGAACAGATGCGATTATGCTTTCAGGAGAAACAGCTGCTGGATCTTACCCAGTTGAAGCTGTTCAAACCATGCATAATATAGCTTCACGTGCCGAAGATGCTCTAGATTATAATGAAATTCTTTCAAACTGTAGCAAGAATTCTGAGCGCAATATGACGGATGCAATTGGACAATCAGTTGCTCACACAGCAATTAACTTAGAAGTGAATGCTATTGTTGCTCCAACAGAAAGTGGTCATACGGCTAAAATGATCTCTAAATACCGTCCAAAAGCTCCAATCATTGCGGTTACAGGAAATGCTTCTGTATCACGTGGATTAGCACTTGTATGGGGAGTTCACCCACTTGTTGGCTCTACGGTTACTACTACTGATGAAATGCTAGATATGGCTGTAGAAACTAGTTTAAACCATAATAAAATTAAACACGGTGATTTAGTCGTGATCACAGCCGGAGTACCAATTGGTGAATCTGGTACAACCAACTTAATGAAGATTCATATCGTTGGGGATGTGTTAGTGAAAGGTCAAGGAATTGGACGTAAATCAGCATACGGGAAAGCAATTATTGCTAAAAATGCAAGTGAAGCTATTGAAAAGGTTCAACCTGGCTCCGTCCTTGTGACCTTAGGTTCCGATAAAGAGATGGTTCCAGCGATTGAAAAATGTTCTGCTCTTATTACTGAAGAGGGTGGTTTAACAAGCCATGCAGCCGTTGTGGGCATTTCTCTGGGGATTCCAGTTATAGTCGGCGTTGAAAATGCTACGACGCTAATTGAAGATAATCAAGAAATCACTGTAGATGCTACTCGTGGTGTCATCTACAACGGACATGCATCCGTCCTATAATTTAGTAACACTGCTTGTCGGTGAGGATTATGTAACTTATCTTTAATAAAGGGAATCCTTTTCCTGGTATATAAAAAAACCAACTCCCTACATTTCATAGGGAGTTGGTTTTTTGCTCTTTACGCCAGCATAAATCATTCATATCTTGCAATTCATTTAGGTTTTTTATTCAAAAAACCTAAATGAATCCTAGAAACCTACCAACATAAAGAAGTATTGTCTAGTACAATAACAACCTTCATTTTAGGGCGAATTGTAGGTGGCCCACATTTTTGTTGTAGAAATGGAGGGTATGGTATACTAATGTAACGATAACAAAGGAGGAGCTTGGCCATGATGAGGTATTTATTATTTTTTCTAATTATCGTTCCTGCATTAGAAATTGGTTTGCTTATCTATTCTGGACAAACCTTAGGTGCTCCGGCAACGATTTTACTAATCATATTGACTGGAATATTTGGCGCATATCTTGCTAAAAAACAGGGCTTAGAAACGTTGAAATCCGCACAATCACAGCTTCAATTTGGTCAACTTCCAGGTATGGCTATAGTGGACGGATTGTGTATTTTAGTCGGTGGGGTGGTGCTATTGACTCCAGGGTTTATCACGGATGCAATTGGCTTCTTTCTACTCATTCCAACAACAAGGAAATTTGTCAAGCCCCTTATTTTTAAGATTTTTAAACGTTGGATCAATAATAAATCAATTATAATACACAGATAAAAACGAAAGGCATCCGCCTTTCGTTTTTTTATGGCTCTTTTCGTATCCATTGTGGATATTTCATCTGATTTTTGACTAAAACCTCCATTTTTCTGTTGATTTCCATCAAAAACAGACGAAATGAGGTCTGGATCAAAGCTATATCATAGATTATTAATGTATACGAAAAGCAACAAACTTTGTGAAAACAGCCTTTTTTTATAGGTTCTTTTAGAATTCATTGTGGATATTGAATTTCGCAGCCGAGGAAATCCCACAATATTATCAGTAAAATCGTCCGGAAAGAATTGAAAAAAGTTCCCTGAAATCTTTTTTACGATACATATAACCGTGCGAAATGTGATTTTCTTAGAGGAACCAGCCTATAAAAAAATTGGACGTAGAGCTCTAGGCACATTGAGCTCATCTTATGGGGTGGAATCTCCTTTTATAAAAATCCATAAATCATGGAAAATCCCTGCCCTTTTCAAAGTAGTCAAGATGACAAGCGTAACCGGGCCCACAATAAGTCCTAAAAATCCAATGAGTTTAAAACCAACAAATAGCGCAATTAAAGTAGCTAATGGATCCATACCAATGGAAGATGAAAGTATTTTTGGTTCCATAATTTGACGTTGGATTGCCACAACAACATACAAAACGCCCAGACCGACGCCCAGCTTAATATTCCCTGTAATCAATTCAAACACCATCCAAGGGATTAATACTGCAGCCGTTCCTAAATAGGGAATAACATCGACTAATCCGGTAACGAGGGCAATTGTTATTGCGTAATCGACTCTTAAAATAATTAATCCTATTAATATTATAATAGTTGTTATAGAGATGAGAGTGACTTGAGCACGTAGGAATCCCAACAGAGCTTTTTTTAAATCGATAAAAACCGTTTTTCCACTTGCTTTTGCTTTAATAGGAAGGTAGTGAGCGGCAAGAGATCTGAGTTTATCCCAATCCTTGCTGATGAAAAAAGTGGCAAGGGCGGTAAAGACAATCACTGTTGCTGCATTCGGAATCCAAGAGAATAATGTTGGTAGAAACTGAAAGAAAGTTTGCAAGAAATCCCCAGCTGAGCTTGCAATTTTTTCACCAGCATTTTGAATGTTTGCTATAATCGTACCTTGTTGACCTGTTTCAAGGCTATTAAACAAGGAAGACATTCTCTCGTAAAATGGAATGACTTGTGCTGCAATAAAGTCTTCAGCAAACTCAACTAATGTGCGCACATGTGACGGTAGCACATTTGATAAGTAATCTGCACCCGAGACAATTTCAGTAATTAATAATGTTATTAATCCTGCAAAAATTGCTAATATAAAGAGGATGGATATAAAAACAGCTAATGTCCTAGGCAGACGTATTTTTATTTCTAGAAAGTTGACGAGAGGATTCATCAGAAACGCGATTATGATAGCGATGATAAAGGGATAAGTTATCGTAGATACATAGTAAGCAGCTATCATACCTGAGACAATGGAAAAAATAACAAATAAAAAGCGCAAGAACCTATGTAAGTACACTATGTTCAATCTAATTCCTCCTTTCTTCATATTTTACATGGAAATAGTAAAAAAAGGAATATCATTTCTTGCCTCATTACAGGGATATAGAACCCTAGTTTGCAATAACTCACAAGAGTAAGTGGTATCTATTCTAATTCCCAATAATGGAATTTAACTTTTTTGAAATAATAATTAATCGTGTAGATTTGCAATTTTACTAATTTTCATTTATCTATAAAACAAAGAGAATAGCTATGTATGAATCTTTAATAGAATTCTATCATTCTTTAGGAAGAGATTCAGTTGAAATCCCTTTCGGACAAAAATAATGCTTTTTTAGAAAAATATTTGTCTAAATTAAGACGTTTCCATTCACAAATGTCAGATAATTGTTTATAATAGAAAATGTAAGCGTATCCTAAAGAAGGACGAGTCTAGCTGAACTTTCTGAAGATGAATTGAGCGAACGCTCGACAGGGTTTTATTTTAGGGAAACAGGGAATATTTATTGAATCAAGCCGAAAGGCATAATTGCTTAATTGCATTGGGAAACCTGAATAAATCGAAGTAAAGGGGAGATTATGATGACTGCAACACGCGGACTTGAAGGAATAGTTGCTACCACTTCTTCAATCAGTTCCATTATCGAAGACACACTTACATATGTGGGGTACAACATTGATGACCTTGCTAATCATGCTAGTTTTGAAGAGGTTATTTACTTATTATGGCATTTGCGTCTTCCGAATCAAGCAGAATTAGAGGAATTTAGAACACAATTAGCAGATGAGTACGAATTACCTACACAAGTGCTTGAACATTTTAAAGCATATCCCATTGATTCAGTTCATCCTATGGGCGCACTTCGTACAGCGGTATCACTTTTAGGATTGTATGATGAAGAAGCAGATGTAATGGATGAAGAGGCAAATTATCGCAAAGCAATTCGATTGCAAGCAAAAATGCCAGCCATTGTGACGGCATTCTCTCGTATTCGCAATGGTCAAGAGCCTGTTGCACCGCGCAAAGATCTAAGTTTTGCGGCTAACTTCTTATACATGTTAACAGGAAAAGAGCCTGAACCAATCGAAGTAGAAGCTTTTAATAAGGCATTAGTCCTGCACGCTGACCACGAATTAAATGCGTCAACTTTCACAGCTCGTGTATGTGTAGCAACACTTTCAGACGTGTACTCAGGAGTAACAGCTGCGATTGGAGCACTCAAAGGACCTCTTCACGGAGGGGCAAATGAGCAAGTCATGAAGATGTTAACCGAAATTGATTCTGTAGCGAATGTAGATACTTTCATTCGAGAAAAGTTAGACCGTAAAGAAAAAATCATGGGCTTTGGCCACCGTGTATATCGTGAAGGAGATCCAAGAGCAAAACATCTTCGTGATATGTCCAAAAAATTAACTGAAATTAGTGGAGAGAAAAAATGGTATGAGATGTCGATAAAGATTGAAGAAATCGTTACGTCTGAAAAAAATCTTCCACCTAATGTAGATTTCTATTCTGCGTCTGTTTATCACAGCTTAAATATTGATCATGACTTGTTCACGCCAATATTTGCAGTAAGCCGTGTATCTGGATGGCTTGCTCATATTCTTGAACAATATTCGAACAACCGTCTTATTCGTCCGCGTGCAGATTACACAGGTCCTGGTAAACAAGAATATACACCAATTGATCAAAGAGGCTAGGATTTTACAAATGGAAAAAATATTGGTGTAATGGATAAGTAATAAAATACAGGTTTTGCAGATTTTCAGCTAACCATATTGTTTGTTAAAACACGCAGTAAAGTATGCTGTCTGTTGGAAGCCCTTAAATGTAGGGTCGATGGATTGCGTCCGCTGTTTAGAGTTAGAAGAAAACTCTTCTAACTTTTTATCATGAATTGGAGGGAATTAGCATGTCACAAGGCGAAAAAATCACAGTACAAAATGGAGTACTTAACGTACCCAATCATCCAGTTGTCCCATTTATTGAAGGTGATGGAATTGGACCAGAT
Proteins encoded in this region:
- the citZ gene encoding citrate synthase, whose product is MTATRGLEGIVATTSSISSIIEDTLTYVGYNIDDLANHASFEEVIYLLWHLRLPNQAELEEFRTQLADEYELPTQVLEHFKAYPIDSVHPMGALRTAVSLLGLYDEEADVMDEEANYRKAIRLQAKMPAIVTAFSRIRNGQEPVAPRKDLSFAANFLYMLTGKEPEPIEVEAFNKALVLHADHELNASTFTARVCVATLSDVYSGVTAAIGALKGPLHGGANEQVMKMLTEIDSVANVDTFIREKLDRKEKIMGFGHRVYREGDPRAKHLRDMSKKLTEISGEKKWYEMSIKIEEIVTSEKNLPPNVDFYSASVYHSLNIDHDLFTPIFAVSRVSGWLAHILEQYSNNRLIRPRADYTGPGKQEYTPIDQRG